From Fusarium musae strain F31 chromosome 8, whole genome shotgun sequence:
GGGTCATTCGCTTACAGAGGCGTATTACTCGTATATTTCGGTCTTTCTAGACTGGCAGACTAGAATAGGCAACTCGTGGATGTAAAGAGGGCTCGGTTTGGGCGATAATTTCCACGGCGATTACTCCTTTCGCTGAATGCATGATAAGCAGCTAAGCCACCATGCACCTTTACCCCTTGGATACacatcttgctcttggtcTCTTGATGCGGGATTGCTACTTTGATCTCGTGGTATGTCTGCTAGTTTGATGAACCTTGTGTAGTAGGTATGGTTCATGTAGCTCCTAATTCTCTATAGACCACTACGAGCGACTAAAGTAGCAGAAGATGTAAAAGATTTGGCCTCGTTCAACAATAAATAGACAACACCATCATAATTGATCATATCAGgcatgcatgcatgggtCTTTGGCCCTTGAGCGAGTCTCGGTTGCGGGACCCCATGGCCCCCAACAACAACTTTAACAGGGCTTCTCATGGTTGCTGTACTGCCTCAAATTGATATTGATGAGCAGATATCAGTGCCCTGACCCCTTGAGAGAGATGTCTTTGACATAAGTATAAATTCGTCCGAATGATCCTCAGCCTTTTGATCACTTCATCTGCAACAGTTCCTGTTCAAGCATCTCCTTTCTCACTACTCAAACACTTTCTATCTTCAATTTCAATCATTATTCAAGATGAAGTACAACAGCGCGATTCTGGTTCTCGTCTGCTCAACCTTGATTTCTGCTGGAACATCCACTATCTCTGGTGCCGAAGCTGTCTGTGGAGATCTTGGAATTCTTCAGGTCACTCCCGGAAATATCCCTGATGGCGTAGAGCCCTCAGATCTTCGCCTCTGCGCCGATCATCCACTCGGCCGCAACCGCACCCTTGATCCCGCCAAGGGTGCCTCCCTAGCGCCCCTCGAGGAAGGCGATATCCCCAATACAACCCCAATGGGTACCTCCAGACTCTTCCAAAAGAGACGTTGCTATTACGGGGCACCTTACGGCTGTTCAGACAAGTACTGCTGGAAGAGCTGCGGTTCGAAGGGGAGCGGCCAATGGTGCTGGACCGCGACGGCTGGGGGGGTTGGGCCGTGGGCTAAATGTAAGACGTGGGAGGACTGTGGAACAAACGGACTTCAATATGGCTGTGGAAAGAACTGTGTTCTGCCGGGCGTGTGTGGGTGTAGCTGTTAGAAGCTACGGTCACAAAGGGGATCTATGGCTGAGAAAGTTGCGGTCTGTAACTAATATGTATTTTGTTGCTGCCCATTATGTTACACTTGAGGCTACGAGGCTTTGCGGACTGGACTTCaagttaaaaaaggcttAGATATTATGAGGATATCTCCAGAGCAGTTTATCATAATACAGGCTTGTTTAAGATGTATTAGGGCAGTGATGCCATTCTTGGGGTCATATTTGGTACATTGCGGTAGTTCAAGATATCTTTAGAGTATCTTGTGATAAACATAGCTTTGGATATTTCGCCTTCTCACCGAAATGCTAGAGTATGAGTCTTTTGCGAGCTAATAATAGACCCATAACCTTTTTTCACTGATGCTCCAAACTTCCTTACTACCTCCAGACCTTGGTCAATTTTCGTGTCACCTCATGGCCACGCAAGGAGGTCTATTCGAGCTTCAATTTAGATCTCAGACTGCCGCCAAAGAGGCGACGAAGGCGTTATGTTTTTAATCCTCTCTGTAGCTGCAGCATATTCATCATCGTTGACGTACGGCTCTCCTTGGGGATTAGTAAATCCCcccaggagaagaagtcgcCGATCATCAAGTTCTGGCCAGTCCATCCCGTCCTCGACGCAGCCTGGCTGGGGCGGGTTTGGCGGGAGTCTCCTCTCATACTTATCGCGGAAGATGTGATAATATGCAAGTGCGTGATATGGATGCCATCGTGGTCTGTTAACGCTTGATCCATGGATAGGAAACGGACATGTTGCGCTTTCTTCGAATGGAATAGTGAGGAATCTGATCAAGGCGTCGAATTGTTCCTGGGTCGGTGGATAAAGAGTTCTTGGGCCTCTGATCAAGTCGCCATGGATCCACATAGCATTGCACTGTCCCAGGTGCAGTGGTCATCAGCTTTTGGGTTTCATGATGGGGATCAGAGAACCATACCTCTTGTTCAGTCTCGCCACGATCGAATACAACAACGCCACCGAGGATCTTGGACTCAGCCCAATATCCAGCAACATCGGCCGTACCTTTTGGATATTGCTCAGGATATCGATATGCTCGATGACAAAAGGCGATGGGAGGAGGATCGTAGTATCGCCTTGACTCAACCCCGcgttccttttcttctaGGA
This genomic window contains:
- a CDS encoding hypothetical protein (EggNog:ENOG41), coding for MKYNSAILVLVCSTLISAGTSTISGAEAVCGDLGILQVTPGNIPDGVEPSDLRLCADHPLGRNRTLDPAKGASLAPLEEGDIPNTTPMETLLLRGTLRLFRQVLLEELRFEGERPMVLDRDGWGGWAVG